From Saccopteryx leptura isolate mSacLep1 chromosome 3, mSacLep1_pri_phased_curated, whole genome shotgun sequence, one genomic window encodes:
- the LOC136399286 gene encoding ubiquitin-conjugating enzyme E2 C-like, producing MASQNRNPATASVAAAHKGAQPSGGAAQGPLGKRSQQEVMTLMVYEDLRYKLFLAFPRGYPYCAPTVKFLTPCSHPNVDTQGNFCLDILKDKWSALYDVRTIVLSIQSLLGEPNPDSSLNTHAVQLWKSPADFKKYLQETYAKQVSSQDP from the exons ATGGCCTCACAGAACCGCAACCCAGCCACTGCCAGTGTTGCTGCAGCTCATAAAGGAGCCCAGCCCAGTGGGGGAGCTGCCCAGGGCCCCCTGGGCAAGAGGTCACAGCAGGAAGTGATGACCCTCATG GTATATGAAGACTTGAGGTATAAGCTCTTTCTAGCGTTCCCCAGGGGCTACCCATACTGCGCACCCACAGTGAAGTTTCTCACACCCTGCTCCCACCCCAATGTGGACACCCAGGGTAACTTCTGCTTGGATATCCTAAAGGACAAGTGGTCTGCCCTATATGACGTGAGGACCATTGTGCTCTCAATCCAGAGCCTGCTAGGAGAACCCAACCCTGACAGCTCACTGAACACACATGCTGTCCAGCTCTGGAAAAGCCCCGCAGACTTTAAGAAGTACCTGCAAGAAACCTACGCAAAACAGGTCTCCAGCCAAGATCCCTGA